Genomic window (Phalacrocorax carbo chromosome 11, bPhaCar2.1, whole genome shotgun sequence):
CAAGGGGACAGAGAGGAAAGTGCTCCGCAGAATCAAATTCAAAAGTGAAGCCAGGTTGAAGTGCAAGAAGATCAAAGCTGCTACCAGTACAGCGGAGGGCTCCCCGGTGCTGGAAAACCAGGACTCTGCAGCGCGTCTGAAGGACGAAAACGCTCCTTGTGCTTCAGACAGCTCCCATCTCCCGGAGTGCCACGAGGATAAGGTTGCTAAAAATTCTCCTTTCCTACCATCCACCTCCTCTTCAGACAAGCCTCTGCCATCTGCTAATATCACCACCAATGTACCCCTGATCCCCGGAGGGTATCTGCAGACGTTGTTAGATGCTTCTGATTTGTCGAGCAACACTGGTATCTCATACTTCGCCCAGCATCCCTccgagcagcagcagcacccgcTCCCCAGCATCGTCCCGGCAGAAAAGCCCTTCCCGGCTCTGCAGCCGGCGCAGAGCTGCGTGCTCTCCCCGCCCTCCGAGTCGGAGCTGCAGCAGTCGCCCGGCCACTTGGagatggagcagagcagcttcGGTAGCATGTGGCCGGCCGGCAAAGCTGCCGGCAGCAACCGCCAGGACTTCCCCGGCGACATGCGGGAGGCGGCCGCGCTGCCGAGCGAGTTCGGCGGCGGCGGTGCCACGGGTGCAGACGGCCTCCCCGCCTCTGGATACGCTCAAGTCAATCTGAATAGCAGCAAATTGCTATACCAAAAAAATTACATGCCAGATAGCCAACAAGTGCAGTCTGATGATTCTTATCAGTCATGTCATTTTAATAATGGAGAGGGGCGCTTTCATTTCCAGCGAGGTACACTAAGTACAGATGATGGCAGGCTCATTAGTTTTGATTCAGTGGGTTCGTTGTCAGTTAGTTCTAGCAATTACAGTTCTTTAAGTTTAAAGTCTTGCGAAAAGGACGGCGAGGATGATATTAATGACGATTTCTTGGCCCACTGCAGTCCCAAGCTAGTGATCCAGCAGAGCATAGACGAAATCACTCCTTTGAAGGAGTCCACGGACCTTTTAGACATTTCCAACTTCACGCCTGATAAGTTCCGCCAGTCGTCGCTTTCGGAGATGTCCCCTCCGGACACTCCCAACCTGTCCCCGCAGATAGCTGGCTCCGACACCAAGCCCCTGGGCACCCTGAAAGGCTTTCAGGAGAGCCCCCAGGCCGCCCTCAACAGCTCCGAGAAGGTCAAGTGGAACTGCGGGGTCCTGCAGACCGAGGATCAGGCAGATAATGGGTTTGCTTTAAATAATCACCAGTTCCAGTTCCATATGTTCAATGATGAAGATTCTGTCAGCCTTCTCGAAAAGAGTCCATGCTTGTCAACATTTAATGAGCCATCTGGTCAAATTAGCACCAATAGCAAAGTGTCAAAATCGAAGAGGAAAAGTTCATCCAGCAAGAATGTGGGTACAAACCAAAGCTCTTCCCAGAAAGCCACCCGGAAAAAATCGCCCAAAACCAACAAAGGAACCGATAAGCCACAAGGGAAAAACACCAGACAGGCGCCGAAATCtgccaggaaagggaaaaatgtggCGGGAGTCAACGGCGAGAAGGCTCCAGCCGTTGGCGGCAGGGTGGTCAACCAGCTGAGCAACGCGGCCACCACCACCAAGGGCCTCGCCGAGAGCGCTCAGCATTGCAGCCCAGCCGGGGTGAAACTGGGCAAGCACAACGGGCTCTCCGGAGAGTGGGCACTGGGAAAAGAGGGGGGCACGGGCTGGTCGGAAACGAGCCTGGGCAACGCCACCAGCCTCCTGGACGACGATCAGAGGGAGTTTGAGGAACCTTCCAACATCCTGTCCAACATCGCGTCGGGAATGGCGGACGTCCAGAGGTTTATGATGGCCTCCATCGAGCCCTTGTGGGGGCCTGTTGGCCACAACAGCGTTCCAGACATATTCCGGTCACCGGAGTCCAACAGCCTGAAACTAAAAACTCTTAAAATTTTGGCAGGGACATCCCAAGAGTCGAAGAAGAAGGCAAACGGCAGCTCACCGGGGGCAGCGAAGAACCACAAGTCGAACAACAAGGGCTCAAACaaaaacagcaaagctgcaACCTGTGACCCCGGTCGCCCCAACTGCTCAACCGGGTACACCACGGACATTCACGCTCCCTTTTTTGATAAAAACTATAGTAACCTGAGCACTTTAGGCAATAACGGACCTACCCATAAAAAACTCTACCGTCATAAATCCAGTTCGAAATCGCTGAGGGATGagaactgtaaaataaagcGAACGGACCGCGAACAGCCCCACAAGGACCCCCCAGTGACAGCTGCTTTTGAGAAACTGAGGTAATGCTGCACCAAACTGGCTGGAATGCCCCTTAACCTCCCTCCCACCCGCTAAGCCCGCTGTTCctcagtttttccttcctgaaagcaaaagttgcatgaaaaaaaaaaaaaaaacaaacaaaaaaaaaacaacaacaaaaaaagacgTTCCCCTTTTACAGTTTTGGttgattttgggttttggggttggtttttttttttcgtttggGTTTTtagtttggggttgtttttttttttaaatgcatgaaaataCTTATTACTTGCAAGCTACCTAAAAGAATGACCAATTTTCTGGCTTGGCTGGGGTTAAAACAACTAACAAGGCTactcttttctgctgtttggcttcttcagtttttaattacttatttattgggggggggggaaccacatGATTACATGCtctttttaatgattttgatgaggaaagacttttttttttttttttttggaacattttgtaaaaaataaaccacaaaaaaaaaaaaaagaggttatgCATCCAAAAGCCAAGATCTCGAAACGTAAAGGCTCTTTACTTTGCAAATGAGAACTGGTTCCTAATTGAGCTTCACGTGGCAATTTTGAGTGCTTTCTGGCCCCCTCTGCTGTTTATCTCCTAACCTGCATCATCTAAAGCTGCATCTTCTGTACCCGCCCGCCTTTAGCGCGTACGCTCCGTCGTGGTGACTCCAGACGAGCTAACTAAGATGGCAtcaaatgtttgattttttcctgCAGGGAATCAGACTCCATTCTTCTTAAAGCAGAAACAACATTTTTGGGTTTTCCTGTATTTGAAGAAGAGACTCCCTTTTCTAGAAAGACGGttgatgtttgtttctttttctctttctttttttggtttttttttttcggttgggggttttttttccccatcagctCCTTTTCGAAATCTGCCTTGTGGTATGTTGAAATGTAAGTGCTGAAATGAAGAGTTTGAAATTGTGggaattttattatttgaaagcaAACCTAATCTGGTATTCTCTGTGAAAGACTGTTTTAAAAGTCATACTGTTGTACAGTAGTTTATGCACTATgacccacaacaacaaaaaattgtgCCAAACTATGAACAAGTGACTgtattgtatatatttttacttctctATCAACATTGGGTTGTGAGTGTTTTCTGCAGCTATGCCTTTTGGTTTTACTAGAAACATTCCAGTTGTTAAGTACTAACCACCCCCCTTTGAAAGCACCTGTAACTCACGATGAAAACGATATTGTTCACTTATACAACTTACCAAAAGTTTTATGGACATGACTAAAAGTGTGCCAAATTTACTTACCTCATTTCATGGATTCACCCTGTGGTTTAAAGctcataaagggaaaaaaaaaaaaaaaaaaaggaaaaaaaaaaggaaaaaaaaggggaaaaaaaaaaagaaaaaaggaactttgAAACCGATGCTGGGAAATGGTAATGTCCTCTCTTTGAAACCGTGAGCAGAGAAACGTAATGGTGAAATGTTGAGTTTCATTGTAGGAGAGAGCTGAAATGGTGGAGGAGTTCAGAAAACCACTGACGGTAAGTTTGCCAGGAACTCAAGTGTCTGCATCTAGAGACTACAGAACAGCTGCTTTTCAAGTGTCTGTTTTCTTAAAGCAAAACCTGTAGCCGAAGAtcatttgaaatgcaaagttaCATTGCTAATTCTTTGTATCtcagttttatatattttataagaaCCTGGGATAAATTCTAAAATAGTTATAAAAACAGAACTAATACGTTTCATACATTTATTGctatttacttttcctttgaGTAGTTTCTTAAACATTTTCGATGCAGAGCCTGTCAAAAGCGCTCTCCTATCATAGCTTTGGTGTTTCCTAAATGTCTAACCTTGCGATGCCAATATAGTTTgaactttcaaaagcaaagtcATCAGTTTTAAATACAACTCTGAACCTTTTCTTTGATTCAGTTCATAAgctaagaaaagaaacaaaaaacgGAGCTATTTGCGATCTCACCAATCAGGGCCGGATCATACATGACTGGACTTTATTAAGACAGCGTTAAGTATTGAATGCTAAATGTATTCTCAAAAGGCCTTATTTGTAACCCTACTCACCACACCCTCGCCCTCCAAGAGGATAACAAACCCAACAAATATCTATTTTCCTTGTGCAACTGAGAGCCTGTGCATTTTGCTGCTGATTTCTTACAAAACCTTGATATGCAAGAGCCCTGCTAACTGGGAGCTATTGGGAGCGGTGGGGTGCGAGGCTTGGATGCGTTTATGCAATAGGAAACGATGAGGAAGAGGAGCCTTAATAGCAGTTGGATGGATCACGGTCTCGACACGGTCCTGAGCATAGAGGTGGTCTTTCGCAGAGGACAGGACTAGACTCGGGTTTCTTTAAAAGTAGAGGGTTTTTTCCGCCCATGTGCAAGGCAAAACAGCAGAAGAGTTTTAAGTTAATTTAGCAAAAAAGCAGACCGAATACTTAAAATTGGAGTTGCAAAGTGTGGATTTAGACTCAGAATGTTTTCAGCGTTTGCAGACCTTGAGGTATAGCTTAGGCTCAGCTCTGCAATCCCAGAGAGAACAGCACAGTAATTGCATTGCATTTAATAGATGAAAGAaggaagcctgaaaaaaaaaaaaagcaattctgaAAACCATCCTATAAGTTCATTTATTccatgaaaaaatgaaatgctggTGTTGCCCAGAGGGAGTTGCTCCGGATGAGACCGGTCCCTGGGTACCCCGCAGGTGGGAGTGGGGTGCAGCATCCCACCCCGGCTCTGGCTCCAGGAGGGAGACCCAGAAGATGCTCGGGATCTATTTTGGAGACAGAGCTGTGCTATcgggccccatccctgggcatTTGGCTTTCCTGCAGCCACCGTGCTCTCCCCTGCTTCCCCAGCAGCTGTCTTTTCTCTTCATAGGGTCATCAGATACTACAAGCTCCGGCCATAGCCCGTTTTTTCATCATTTCTCCCAcgtgctgcaggaggaggggctGCTAGCTCCCTCCTTTCGGATGTTCAGGCTGCTGCTCCGACGGAGACAGGTCAGGTCCAGGGCTGGGATGTGGCACAGCCCTTCTTTTTGACCCAGAACCATTGTTTGAAAGCACATTTTGACTAGCCTGCACTGTGCTTGTTGTGATTAATATTATGAATATGGGACTTGTAATAAAATACCTTGTACTGAACCAGATAGCAATAGTTATTGCATTCAAGAAATGTGCAATAGGGCATGAATATAAGGCATAAAATGCATCGACTACTTTACTAGATTTTGGAAATCCATGAATACCCAGCTAGGTGTTTCAGGGCAGTGTTAATCACAAATACCAACTGCCTTTTTGCTCTCTTCTTCAGTCCTTCTGTTGCTCCAATTTCGCTGCCGTCTTCAGTTGTCCTCCCCAGTGATCTCTGACCAGGGAGATGCTAAAGAGCCCAGATCCCTCGTGGTGTGGCACGGGCCCTTCTCTGTATCTGAAAAAGTGATCTCTCTGCCGATTGACCCCAAAGCTCAGAAATTGCCTTGAGCCAACCATTTGCCCTCCTGTCTTGATCTTCACAGAAccatggaatggtttgggttggaaggacctttaaagctcatccagtccaacccccctgcagtgagcagggacatcttcagctagagcAGGGTGCTCggagccccgtccagcctgacctggcatgttcccagggatggggcatcgaccacctctctgggcaacctgggccagcgTTTCAGCACCCTcagcataaaacatttcttccttaagtCTTatttgcagggctgctctcagcccCTTCATCCCCCACCTGTATTGATACCGGGGGgtgccccgacccaggtgcagcaccttgcacttggccttgttgaacctcatgaggctcacatgggcccacttctcaggcttgtccaggtccctctggatggcatcgCATCCCTCAGAcatgtcagctgcaccactcagctcgGCGTCATCTGCAGACTGCTGAGGGCGcgctcgatcccactgtctgtgtcactgatgaagatgctaaacagcactggtcccagtacggacccctgagggacaccactcatcactgatctccatctgggCATTGAGCTGTTGGCCACtgccctctggatgcaaccatccaaccaattcctcgtccactgaacagtccacccatcaaatcaATATCTGTCCAATTTAGAGAGAGAAGGATGTAGCCCTTCCCGtctccactgatgcagtcactccatcacagaaggccattaggctggtcaggcaggacctgcccttggtgaagccatgccGGCTGTCTCAAATcatctccctgtcctccatgtgccttagcatggCTTCTAgaaggatctgttccatgatcctCCCAGGCACAGGGTGAGGCCGACAGCTCAGCAGTTCCCAGGATCCTCCTTTTGACCCTTTTTGAAAATGGGTGCAAcgtttccctttttccagtcaccgGGGGTTCACCCGACTGCCATGACTTCAAATCTCACGGAATGTGGCTCGGCAACTACATCTGCCAATTCCCTCAGGCCTCTGGATGCATCTCGTCAGGTCCCAGAGAATTCTGTACGTTCGGGTTCCTCAGGTGGTGACGAACCTGGTCTTCTCTGACAGCGGGAGGGATGttgctcccccagtccctgccttgcgGTCCATCCACTCGGGATGTGTGGGAAGAGGCTGCcggtgaagactgaggcaaaaaggttgttgagtacctcagccgCCTTCTCATCCGTTGTTACCACTTTGCCAGTCTGGCCCATGGGGGAGGTacgctttctttgaccttcctctTCTGGCTGacgtacctgtagaagcccttcttacTCTTCTCTGCATCCTTTGCCAAGTCCAGCTCCATCCACACCTTGGCCcgcctgaccccatccctacacaaccaggcagcgTCCCTGTACTCTTCCCAGggtacctgtccctgcttcccctgcctgtgcagttccttCTTGCCCgttagtttgaccagcaggtctcgACTGAGCCACGCTGGTCTCTTGCCTTCCATgtctgatttcttacacctggggatTGAGAGCTCTTGCGCTCTATGGAAAGCATCCTTAAAGGTCTGCCAGCTCcgttctgctcccttgtcctTGAGGGCAGTTTACCAGGGGTCCtattgactaactccttgaatAGCTTGAAGGTTGCTTTCCTAAAACTCATCTCCACCTGCCTGTCGCTACCTCAAGGTTTTCATCACTCCCCGCCTTTGCCTCATTCCTTGCCGTACGAGCTCGCCTTTTCCACTTGCCCTTCTTGTCAGTATTggttaaattttgcttttcatggcGCTGCTCCCAGCTGTGGGAGGAGCGGGATGTCGGTCCCATCCGTCCCTGCCCACCATCCGCACACCCCGGGGCTCCCCGTGCCTCCCCGCGGTGGCTCCCGCCTCAGCTCATCCTCTTGCCCAGTCCCAGGGCACTTCCAGCCTCCTCCGTACCTTCTCGTTGGGCTCCTGCCTGTTTGGGGCGACTAATCCAAGCCACACAAAACACGTTTATTCTGCAGCATCCCTTAAGATGTCTTTTCTCTTTACTTTATTTCGCACCACCTCTGGCGGAGTCCCGCGGGCGCCCTGCGAGAGCACCGGTGTCAGTGATGCTCCTCTCCTAAGCCGCACTGTGCTGGCACACTGCGGTTTGGGTGACTTAAAATCAGCAGCGAAATTAGGAAGCAGAAACCATCCGCTTGCAAAGGAAGGTCATAAAATCCATCCGAGAGCAGACCCATATGGGGCAGCTCAGCATGAGCCCCTGGCTCTCGCTCCACCtcccagctggaggcaggaggtgCCTGcgagcaggggaagggggcactGGCCGCCCTGCTGCAGGAGCGCGGGGCTCCCTCCTTACGGGCAAAGCAGCCGTGTCCCTGCGGCGGCTGCGCCGTGCGGAGGGTGTCCTGCGGAAGGAAACCCTACAGCAACCTAGCAGTAGCCAGCCCACCTGCAATGGCCATAGTTTTGCTGGAGGTACTTGCATATAGAGGTTTTGTAAATAGAAACATACCAGTGATGGGGATttaagtaatcttttttttaaaaaaaaaaaaaaacttaaccAGGTTTacatcttgcttttctttttttaagcataaGAGGGTcgtttggttggttttttttttttaaaaaaatggcttGAGAATGATGATGTGTGGACCAGGTTTAGCCAggtgttttggggggaggagggcggCAGCACGCAGGGCTGTCCCTTGCTGGCGCTGCACTGTCCTGCCGCGGCCGGGTCTGCGCGGAGAGGAGAAGCCAAGGCTGGCTTCGGCGGCGGCGGTTGCTTCAGCGCAACCATTGCTAGGCGGCTCGCTGATTTAAACAGTCAGGATTGTGGTTATTTTTCGTTTTCGGCATTTTGGCTCAAATGAGCCACGAACCAAAATAACGACGTTTTAAGCATTTTCATCCTTTACCTGCTGGACCACGTTCTTCTTTCCCTGAGGTCCCGATCTAGCAAAGCACTTAGGTGGGAGCTCGCTGCTCGCTGAGTGCTTTCCTGGATGGGAACCGGCCGTTGCTGTTAAGTCACGAGAAAAACTCCCTTGAAGTCAGTGTAAGTGAGAAGAGGATCAGGTGCGTGGACTTCAGTTggtgcaggatcaggccctcgGTCTTACTTTCTCAACTCGGTGCGTTGGACTTTGCCTATGCAGCTCCCAGGGGGTCCAGTGGAAGTTGCATGGTTCAAGCCGCTGACATCTATTTGAGAATGTGCCTCTTTATCTCTTCAGCGTgtgaaataatgcaaaaaaaaaaaagaaaaaaaaaagaaaaaatataaaataaacaaagtaCAATGTCTGTGGTAGAAGCAAGGCTTTTCAAATCTGTTTCTCAGGTAAACAAGTGACACTAATGACAGTGGAGTAACAGCCATCTAAGGGAATTGGGATCTAAAGCAGGAGGATGCCCTCCATCTCGCAGGATGCTTGGGTTGCCAGACACGTTTACTGAGCCTTTGAACACTTGGtgcaaaaggaaacaagaaataaaattggTATTCACCACCACCCTTCGCTAGCTAGATAAACGTCCATTTCAAAAGCACAAAGGGAAGACTTAAACGTAAActaaaccacacacacacacaaaagaaaggTACCAGTTAAACTCCTTTTGTCTCTTACTCCCAGTGGGAAGCAGGGTAGAAATCCAAGGAGCTGCTCTGTTCCGCTGCCCGCGGCGCCGGCTGGGGCATTTCGACTGCTGCCTCCAGAGATGTGAATGTACTGCTCCTTGAGTTCCCTTCCATAGAACTAGAGGCACCTCGTTAGGAAGTTGCTCCTGTTTTATGGTGCTAAAGAAAACTTTTATCCCCCCCTTGAGCATTTAAGAACTATTAAATGGCCCTTTTTATGAATGTAACATATCCATTTCTGTTCCACATTTTACACTGCAATTTTAACATGTTTGGAAatgatttgccttttttcttttagaataaGCTTTATAAATATTCTGTAGAGTCAATTGAAGTATAATTCTTAAGGATCACTCTAAGACGCCTACAAAATCttgtatatttttaagtgtgccaatttgtaaaatattttgtaagtgtatatttttcttagaaaagtgCTGTGAAGTGTTTGTATGTGTGAggtttccctttttttgcaCCTTCGGGTGTTAATAAAAGGATGTATACTTAaaagtttctggttttaaaaacc
Coding sequences:
- the NEXMIF gene encoding neurite extension and migration factor is translated as MDDQQEQDCASEDQETILINGVKENESHALDGDERPCTAAEAAVTFSALTTAQKENHACHRALPPLTSKKACLLSPPSPLRLTDVPEHASDDSSAHAISLTSCVTKGMSSWSLPGDCEKAPFTMMEPGGMSALTGDCLMQPSRTCLGCFIESKDGIDAEPGISLKVGDINRDYDTCSVSDIGIHCMSTGETMRYGDQLLSDQLLSFPMHKSRAADKRDAEKSDSDSEDPTQKNYYEGLLLDKCNGEEPLLTNPNQEWGYFESFISESKIELLDLCSKNELSVNLFSEEDVDNYMFDDDDSTLGSDVCSLKIRYESFQDNVREKTTTLQEDAQFNFFPSVFGNCTKRDSRSTLKRGPGGAADPSQFKSEEGIIWGEEEEDGEEEDGEEEEKAALNKSCNSTEIVQYVGSKRSHFLDSVNSTEDSGEFSDDSTCTDSSYDVLRDIKDCSRYLSRDHSGSFIQQNYGLRAKRKVRYSDDYLYDVDSIENEKILDKKEWLPDGPKEEDDDEWCPKKRRKVSRKEPPVIIKYIIINRFKGEKHMLVKLSKVDANETTVTLNEELLSKYEKLAPLKGFWQERQQSRLDLLRSSLYHKQNFYLNGSDASFLPHPRKRKCKLANRHRIQRIKAIEQSVNKLGSCSSDHKQPCSSKEDAGLKGLPALAIATPSCANGLHVNDITGIAAVKCKSQEREHKGTERKVLRRIKFKSEARLKCKKIKAATSTAEGSPVLENQDSAARLKDENAPCASDSSHLPECHEDKVAKNSPFLPSTSSSDKPLPSANITTNVPLIPGGYLQTLLDASDLSSNTGISYFAQHPSEQQQHPLPSIVPAEKPFPALQPAQSCVLSPPSESELQQSPGHLEMEQSSFGSMWPAGKAAGSNRQDFPGDMREAAALPSEFGGGGATGADGLPASGYAQVNLNSSKLLYQKNYMPDSQQVQSDDSYQSCHFNNGEGRFHFQRGTLSTDDGRLISFDSVGSLSVSSSNYSSLSLKSCEKDGEDDINDDFLAHCSPKLVIQQSIDEITPLKESTDLLDISNFTPDKFRQSSLSEMSPPDTPNLSPQIAGSDTKPLGTLKGFQESPQAALNSSEKVKWNCGVLQTEDQADNGFALNNHQFQFHMFNDEDSVSLLEKSPCLSTFNEPSGQISTNSKVSKSKRKSSSSKNVGTNQSSSQKATRKKSPKTNKGTDKPQGKNTRQAPKSARKGKNVAGVNGEKAPAVGGRVVNQLSNAATTTKGLAESAQHCSPAGVKLGKHNGLSGEWALGKEGGTGWSETSLGNATSLLDDDQREFEEPSNILSNIASGMADVQRFMMASIEPLWGPVGHNSVPDIFRSPESNSLKLKTLKILAGTSQESKKKANGSSPGAAKNHKSNNKGSNKNSKAATCDPGRPNCSTGYTTDIHAPFFDKNYSNLSTLGNNGPTHKKLYRHKSSSKSLRDENCKIKRTDREQPHKDPPVTAAFEKLRESDSILLKAETTFLGFPVFEEETPFSRKTVDVCFFFSFFFWFFFFGWGFFFPISSFSKSALWYVEM